In one window of Uranotaenia lowii strain MFRU-FL unplaced genomic scaffold, ASM2978415v1 HiC_scaffold_433, whole genome shotgun sequence DNA:
- the LOC129760101 gene encoding dynein light chain roadblock-type 2-like: MSQEVEETLKRIQSHKGVVGTIVVNNEGIPVKSTLDNTTTVQYAGLMSQLSDKARSVVRDLDPSNDLTFLRVRSKKHEIMVAPDKDFLLIVIQNPTD; the protein is encoded by the exons ATG TCCCAAGAAGTCGAGGAAACCCTAAAACGGATCCAATCCCACAAGGGCGTCGTCGGAACCATCGTGGTCAACAATGAAG gCATTCCAGTAAAAAGTACCCTAGACAACACGACTACGGTCCAGTACGCCGGTCTGATGAGCCAGCTATCGGACAAAGCCCGGAGCGTGGTTCGTGATCTGGATCCATCGAACGATCTCACCTTCCTGAGGGTTCGCTCGAAGAAGCACGAGATTATGGTGGCCCCAGATAAGGACTTCCTGCTGATTGTGATCCAAAATCCCACGGATTGA